One region of Tumebacillus amylolyticus genomic DNA includes:
- a CDS encoding HD domain-containing phosphohydrolase has protein sequence MFASRVMYGSLGFMVGALVETADNFINGETRVTVFVLELIVFGVLGMIFGLVLHRSRENNRRIVRSYHTSLEALANAVAAKDDETNGHCKRVVQYSILIGRELGLDKHLMQQLEWGALLHDIGKIAVPDAILKKPGALTEEEWVVMREHPQMGYLMVKNIDFLNEGADVVLHHHERIDGRGYPHQLKSEQIPLLARIFAVADTFDAITSDRPYRKAQSIEHAREEIARHIDTQFCVGCVEAFLRIDSADLIAVQEAAKILDYEAVQLQKLKHIS, from the coding sequence GTGTTCGCCTCCAGAGTTATGTATGGCAGCCTCGGCTTCATGGTCGGTGCGCTGGTGGAAACCGCAGATAACTTCATCAATGGAGAAACTCGTGTGACGGTGTTTGTTCTCGAATTGATCGTGTTTGGTGTGCTCGGCATGATCTTCGGGTTGGTTCTGCATCGTTCTCGTGAGAACAACCGCCGGATCGTTCGCTCCTACCATACATCACTGGAAGCGTTGGCGAACGCCGTCGCGGCGAAGGACGACGAGACGAACGGACACTGCAAGCGCGTCGTTCAATACTCGATCCTCATCGGCCGTGAATTGGGCCTCGACAAGCACCTCATGCAGCAACTTGAATGGGGCGCACTTCTGCATGACATCGGCAAGATCGCCGTCCCGGACGCCATTTTGAAAAAACCGGGTGCGCTGACCGAGGAAGAATGGGTCGTCATGAGAGAACATCCGCAGATGGGCTATCTTATGGTCAAGAACATCGATTTCTTGAACGAAGGCGCAGACGTGGTGCTTCACCACCATGAGCGCATCGACGGACGCGGCTACCCGCATCAACTCAAGAGTGAACAGATTCCGTTGCTGGCCCGCATCTTTGCGGTCGCCGACACGTTCGACGCCATCACGTCCGACCGCCCGTATCGCAAGGCCCAATCGATCGAGCATGCCCGCGAAGAGATCGCGCGCCATATCGACACGCAGTTCTGTGTCGGTTGTGTCGAAGCGTTCTTGCGCATCGATTCCGCCGACTTGATCGCCGTGCAAGAGGCGGCCAAGATCCTCGATTACGAAGCGGTTCAATTGCAGAAACTCAAGCATATTTCATGA
- the trmL gene encoding tRNA (uridine(34)/cytosine(34)/5-carboxymethylaminomethyluridine(34)-2'-O)-methyltransferase TrmL, with protein MHIVLVEPEIPANTGNISRTCSCTGITLHLVRPLGFSVDDKQLKRAGLDYWHLLDLHYHDSFEELRAKYPNGRFFYATTKAEKAHTEFTYGPDDFFVFGKETKGLPEELVMANLDTAIRIPLLPDARSLNLSNAVAIVVYEALRQQGFPNLI; from the coding sequence ATGCACATCGTCTTGGTTGAACCGGAAATTCCTGCAAATACCGGCAACATTTCGCGTACCTGTTCCTGCACCGGCATCACCTTGCATCTGGTGCGTCCACTCGGCTTTTCGGTGGACGATAAACAGTTGAAGCGGGCCGGTCTTGATTATTGGCATCTGTTGGACTTGCACTATCACGACTCTTTCGAGGAATTGCGGGCGAAGTATCCGAACGGCCGCTTTTTCTATGCGACCACAAAAGCGGAGAAAGCCCACACCGAATTTACATACGGTCCTGACGATTTCTTTGTATTTGGCAAGGAAACCAAAGGTTTGCCCGAAGAGCTGGTGATGGCAAACTTGGATACGGCGATTCGCATCCCGCTTCTGCCGGATGCCCGCTCGCTGAACCTCTCCAATGCGGTGGCCATCGTCGTCTATGAAGCATTGCGCCAACAAGGATTCCCCAATCTGATCTAA
- a CDS encoding HAD family hydrolase has protein sequence MHPVKTILFDLDGTLLPMDNDHFTRGYFKKLVPKVAHLLPPETFLAQLMKSTEFMVRNNDPELTNEQAFKKDFLEAVGSVNEDFWPVVEGFYAGEFGELVELSQPTPLAREIVEAAVAKGYRVVLATNPLFPRAATEHRMRWANVQDLPFELVTTYENSHFCKPNPNYYKEIVQKIGTSPEDCMMVGNDAFEDLIAGTLGMQTYLVTDCLKEGEKQLPFTHKGTLADLLTFVRDELPHIGS, from the coding sequence ATGCATCCAGTCAAAACAATCCTGTTCGATCTCGATGGAACCTTGCTTCCGATGGACAACGACCACTTCACGCGCGGGTATTTTAAAAAGCTGGTGCCCAAAGTGGCGCACTTGTTGCCGCCGGAAACGTTTTTGGCGCAATTGATGAAATCGACCGAATTTATGGTCCGCAACAACGACCCGGAATTGACGAATGAACAAGCATTTAAAAAGGACTTTCTCGAAGCGGTTGGCAGCGTGAACGAAGATTTTTGGCCGGTTGTAGAAGGTTTTTACGCAGGTGAGTTCGGCGAGTTGGTCGAACTTTCGCAGCCGACCCCGCTCGCTCGCGAGATCGTGGAAGCCGCCGTGGCCAAAGGATATCGGGTGGTGCTTGCTACGAATCCGCTTTTCCCCCGTGCCGCGACAGAGCATCGCATGCGGTGGGCGAACGTTCAAGATCTTCCATTCGAATTGGTGACCACATACGAGAACAGTCATTTTTGCAAACCGAATCCAAATTACTATAAAGAAATCGTACAGAAAATCGGGACGTCCCCCGAAGACTGTATGATGGTCGGGAATGATGCCTTCGAAGATTTGATCGCAGGCACCCTCGGCATGCAAACGTATCTCGTAACCGACTGCCTCAAAGAAGGCGAAAAGCAACTTCCATTTACCCACAAAGGAACACTTGCTGATCTCTTGACGTTCGTACGTGACGAGTTACCGCACATCGGGTCGTAA
- a CDS encoding helix-turn-helix domain-containing protein, producing the protein MPATLGQKIKELRIQKGLTQSDLGAGMVTPSMISQIEADKANPSHKLLQAIAEKLETPIEYFLTDMQMQIEQIATYKVARSMMEAGEFERAVPILEGLMEDSVPQLHSAEIQFDLAECLLEQGKLDDALDGFDKVLSSATTRKDLYMQILALKQLGYVEEKRHNYPLAIYHWQKALDLMAKVDDHDPFLAAEILRQLGKVYGYLGEKNDALQSYERAHSYLESTASFQKIADLYRRLGESFREQGDFDRASEYAQHSISLYRGLKNIKLAIEVKENFGIVKGEDGNADEALQTLAACLAEYKEYGYTEKVAHTHGEMARIYLANQDYAQASKHCDEALELLADTSLERGFVFRTYSTICKEQKKFAEAVEFMEKSVKIFEIADLPREIAKSYSMLGDIYKEQGDLQKAIHSLEQMKRAMESNLKERGIVL; encoded by the coding sequence ATGCCAGCAACTCTTGGACAAAAAATAAAGGAATTACGCATTCAAAAAGGCTTGACGCAGAGCGACCTCGGCGCAGGCATGGTCACCCCGTCAATGATCTCGCAAATTGAGGCAGACAAAGCGAATCCGTCCCACAAACTCTTGCAGGCGATCGCAGAAAAATTGGAAACACCGATCGAGTACTTCCTGACCGACATGCAGATGCAAATCGAGCAGATCGCCACCTATAAAGTGGCGCGTTCGATGATGGAAGCCGGTGAGTTTGAACGAGCCGTGCCCATCCTCGAAGGGTTGATGGAAGATTCCGTGCCGCAATTGCACTCCGCGGAAATTCAATTCGACCTCGCCGAGTGTTTGCTGGAACAGGGCAAACTCGACGATGCGCTCGACGGGTTTGACAAAGTTCTGTCCTCGGCGACGACGCGCAAGGATCTCTACATGCAAATTCTCGCGCTCAAGCAGCTCGGCTATGTCGAAGAGAAGCGTCACAACTATCCGCTCGCGATCTACCACTGGCAGAAAGCGCTCGACCTGATGGCGAAAGTCGACGACCACGACCCGTTCCTCGCCGCCGAAATTCTCCGCCAATTGGGGAAAGTCTACGGCTACCTCGGGGAGAAAAACGACGCGCTTCAATCCTACGAGCGCGCACACAGCTACCTCGAATCCACCGCTTCCTTCCAAAAAATCGCGGATCTCTACCGCCGTCTGGGCGAATCGTTCCGTGAACAGGGCGATTTCGACCGTGCCAGCGAGTACGCGCAGCATTCCATCTCGCTCTACCGCGGGTTGAAGAACATCAAACTCGCGATCGAAGTCAAAGAAAACTTCGGCATCGTCAAGGGCGAAGACGGCAACGCGGACGAAGCGCTGCAAACCCTGGCCGCCTGCCTCGCCGAATACAAAGAGTACGGTTACACCGAGAAAGTCGCGCACACGCACGGTGAAATGGCGCGCATCTACCTCGCGAACCAAGACTACGCACAAGCGTCCAAGCATTGCGACGAAGCGTTGGAACTGCTCGCCGACACCTCGCTGGAACGCGGATTCGTCTTCCGCACCTACTCCACGATTTGCAAAGAGCAGAAGAAATTCGCTGAAGCGGTCGAGTTCATGGAGAAGTCGGTTAAAATCTTCGAGATCGCCGATCTCCCGCGTGAGATCGCCAAGTCGTACTCGATGCTTGGCGACATCTACAAAGAACAAGGCGACCTGCAAAAAGCGATTCATTCGCTGGAGCAAATGAAACGCGCGATGGAAAGCAACCTCAAAGAGCGCGGCATCGTCCTGTAA
- a CDS encoding ATP-binding cassette domain-containing protein, whose translation MATVHFDKVELHDRHKLLYKNLSFTLESGQMCAVYGPSRTGKSSLLLLASGHLKPDSGRVLVDGQPPVQKRAGVGPIHDLSPMFDTLTVAEALLFQARLYGVRQAKERVKELVNKYGLQEVCKYRIKDVGHIEQFRVGLVSALVHRPTIVLIDEPERGLTNEEWELAYRDMRALADEGHAVILTTVLSQVADSCDLIVSLPDGEVTTR comes from the coding sequence GTGGCAACGGTACATTTTGACAAAGTCGAGCTTCATGACAGACACAAACTGCTCTACAAGAACTTGTCGTTTACGCTGGAGAGCGGCCAGATGTGTGCTGTCTACGGCCCGTCACGCACGGGGAAGTCGTCGTTGCTCCTGCTGGCTTCCGGGCATTTGAAACCGGACAGCGGGCGCGTGTTGGTTGACGGCCAACCGCCTGTGCAAAAACGGGCCGGGGTCGGACCGATCCACGACCTCTCGCCGATGTTTGATACGTTGACAGTGGCAGAGGCGTTGCTGTTCCAAGCGCGTCTCTACGGCGTTCGTCAGGCAAAGGAACGGGTCAAGGAACTCGTCAACAAGTACGGCCTGCAGGAAGTCTGCAAATATCGGATTAAGGACGTCGGACATATCGAACAGTTTCGCGTCGGCTTGGTTTCCGCGTTGGTTCATCGTCCGACGATCGTCTTGATCGACGAACCGGAGCGCGGGTTGACCAATGAAGAATGGGAGTTGGCGTACCGCGACATGCGGGCGCTGGCAGACGAAGGGCACGCCGTGATCTTGACCACGGTGCTTTCCCAAGTGGCGGACTCGTGCGACCTGATCGTCTCTTTGCCGGATGGGGAGGTGACAACGCGATGA
- a CDS encoding YhgE/Pip domain-containing protein, producing the protein MNTFWIFRTEMRRLLRSRLGRAAMVVGIIIPLLYSGLYLYAFWDPYNQMENYPVALVNLDHGGEKDGKHVDYGKELADELVKDNAVGWKVVSEEEANKGLEGEGYYLKVTIPATFTEDALSVTGDQPKQAVVQFTQNEGKNYIASTISKRLETSLREEVGNKFSKEYFTGIFDVIGDAGDGLSKAADGANQLATGASDLNTGAAKLADGANQVHTGTVQAADGSKKLADGAAQASDGAAQVASGSQLLNDGLKQANGGATKLQAGADTIQAKLGDLSQGAQKMAPGLQTANDNLTKIQAGLSKAAGQTGDLQAGLQQMQGYLGTVDANGNLSGSNESALNLLASLANQYGFASDPRYAGAVKAIGGVSSKLGTTSATVGQSKTQLDAAAGGLGQIAEGQKQLIAGLGQISDGSKQLQAGAGDLSKGLHDLQAGTATMADKSGELAAGAKKVADGNAALATGSRDLASGTGQLVTGTSQLADGTKQLNEGTQKLSDGSKELAGKLTDATKDSTISNPDVKADVMSNPVKVESTPIHPVSTYGMGFASYFIPLSLWVGAVVLFFMLSMKEFRWMMAPVSSTSFVLGKFLTLGVVGILSTVVSGLVLTQGLGLQVLHPVEFYAIMVLLSFESIAIIGFLIARLGSGAGRFLAILILILQLTSSAGTFPIELVPNFFKAIHPYLPMSYGIEGLRAIIATGDQALVQKDMLILAGITVVVLILHILTTRRTLKVSDLHDKDVLAG; encoded by the coding sequence ATGAATACATTCTGGATTTTCCGTACGGAGATGCGCCGCTTGCTTCGTTCTCGACTCGGGCGTGCCGCGATGGTGGTCGGGATCATCATCCCGTTGCTCTACAGCGGCTTGTACCTCTATGCGTTCTGGGACCCGTACAACCAGATGGAGAACTACCCGGTCGCACTGGTCAACCTCGACCACGGCGGGGAGAAGGACGGCAAGCACGTTGACTATGGCAAGGAACTCGCCGACGAATTGGTCAAGGACAACGCCGTCGGTTGGAAAGTCGTTTCGGAGGAAGAAGCGAACAAAGGCTTAGAAGGCGAAGGCTATTATTTGAAAGTGACGATTCCGGCGACGTTCACCGAAGACGCGCTGTCCGTCACGGGAGATCAGCCCAAGCAAGCCGTGGTGCAGTTCACCCAGAACGAAGGGAAAAACTACATCGCTTCGACGATCTCCAAACGATTGGAAACTTCGTTGCGTGAGGAAGTCGGCAACAAGTTCTCCAAGGAATACTTCACCGGCATCTTCGACGTGATCGGGGACGCGGGCGACGGTCTCTCCAAAGCGGCAGACGGCGCCAACCAACTGGCAACCGGTGCGAGCGATCTGAACACCGGAGCTGCGAAACTGGCAGACGGAGCGAACCAAGTTCACACCGGCACCGTGCAAGCGGCGGACGGTTCGAAAAAACTCGCCGACGGCGCGGCCCAAGCTTCCGATGGCGCAGCGCAAGTGGCGAGCGGCTCTCAACTCCTCAACGACGGGCTGAAACAAGCCAACGGCGGAGCGACCAAACTGCAAGCAGGTGCCGATACGATCCAAGCGAAACTCGGCGACCTCTCGCAAGGGGCGCAAAAAATGGCACCGGGTCTGCAAACCGCCAACGACAATCTGACCAAGATTCAAGCGGGGCTTTCCAAAGCGGCAGGTCAAACCGGCGATCTGCAAGCCGGCCTGCAACAGATGCAAGGCTATCTCGGCACGGTCGATGCCAACGGCAACCTCTCTGGCTCGAACGAATCGGCTCTGAACTTGCTCGCCTCTCTTGCGAACCAGTACGGTTTTGCAAGCGACCCGCGTTATGCAGGTGCGGTGAAAGCGATCGGCGGTGTCTCCTCGAAACTCGGGACGACCTCCGCAACAGTTGGTCAAAGCAAAACCCAACTAGACGCTGCGGCCGGCGGTCTCGGCCAAATCGCAGAAGGGCAGAAGCAACTGATCGCGGGTCTCGGTCAGATCTCCGACGGCTCCAAGCAACTTCAAGCCGGGGCGGGTGATCTCTCCAAAGGTCTGCATGATCTGCAAGCCGGCACCGCGACAATGGCTGACAAATCAGGCGAACTCGCAGCAGGTGCCAAGAAAGTGGCAGACGGCAACGCCGCCCTTGCGACCGGCAGTCGCGATCTTGCGAGCGGTACGGGGCAACTCGTAACCGGCACTTCGCAACTTGCAGACGGCACGAAGCAATTGAATGAAGGCACGCAGAAACTGTCGGACGGCAGCAAGGAACTGGCAGGCAAGTTGACCGATGCGACGAAGGACAGCACGATCTCCAACCCGGATGTCAAAGCGGACGTCATGTCCAATCCGGTGAAAGTGGAGTCTACGCCGATTCATCCGGTCTCGACCTACGGCATGGGCTTTGCTTCGTACTTCATCCCGCTCTCCCTGTGGGTCGGGGCGGTCGTTCTGTTCTTCATGCTCTCCATGAAGGAATTCCGTTGGATGATGGCTCCGGTGTCTTCCACGTCCTTCGTGCTCGGGAAGTTCCTGACGCTCGGTGTGGTCGGCATCCTCTCCACCGTGGTTTCGGGTCTGGTCTTGACGCAAGGGCTCGGCCTACAGGTTCTGCACCCCGTGGAGTTCTACGCCATCATGGTGCTGCTCTCGTTTGAATCGATTGCGATCATCGGTTTCTTGATCGCACGACTCGGTTCGGGGGCGGGTCGCTTCTTGGCGATCCTCATCTTGATTCTGCAACTGACCTCTTCGGCGGGCACGTTCCCGATCGAGCTGGTTCCGAACTTCTTCAAAGCGATTCACCCGTACCTGCCGATGTCCTACGGCATCGAAGGTCTGCGCGCGATCATCGCGACGGGCGACCAGGCGCTGGTGCAGAAGGATATGCTCATCCTCGCCGGCATCACCGTCGTCGTGCTGATCCTGCACATCCTCACCACCCGCCGCACGCTCAAAGTCAGCGACTTGCATGACAAAGACGTACTGGCAGGCTAA
- a CDS encoding TetR/AcrR family transcriptional regulator, whose amino-acid sequence MRKSKTSLIFQAAIDVFSEKGFDKATMDDIAARANVAKGTIYYHFKSKEELFLFLVEEGVEMLRDGVESKLLDDMHPREKIELILREQISFFGQYRDFCVILLRESWGAEDRQLEFRKMIRSYMSLIEGVVREGIEADTFHSVNAENAGSALFGMAAIASLHILLGKGEYDEEQLFSDLKRMALAGLVK is encoded by the coding sequence TTGCGCAAAAGCAAAACCAGCTTGATCTTCCAGGCGGCCATCGATGTGTTTTCCGAGAAGGGTTTCGACAAAGCGACGATGGATGACATCGCAGCGCGCGCGAACGTCGCCAAAGGCACCATCTACTACCACTTCAAGAGCAAGGAGGAATTGTTCCTGTTCTTGGTGGAGGAAGGCGTGGAAATGCTCCGCGACGGCGTGGAGTCGAAACTGCTCGACGACATGCACCCTCGCGAGAAGATCGAATTGATCTTGCGTGAACAGATCTCCTTCTTCGGCCAATACCGCGATTTCTGCGTCATCTTGTTGCGTGAGTCGTGGGGGGCGGAGGATCGACAGCTCGAGTTCCGTAAAATGATACGTTCTTATATGTCCCTCATCGAAGGTGTAGTACGCGAAGGCATCGAAGCTGACACCTTCCACTCGGTCAATGCCGAGAACGCCGGGTCCGCCCTGTTCGGCATGGCGGCCATCGCGTCCCTGCACATCTTGCTTGGCAAGGGCGAGTACGACGAAGAGCAACTGTTCTCCGATCTCAAACGCATGGCGCTCGCCGGTCTCGTGAAGTAA
- a CDS encoding recombinase family protein, producing the protein MNKLPVEIQSIVNYLRRSRQDEERERRTGEDTLAEQEQLMDRVLSQHGVPYEQHKEIGSGDKIETRPVFKEILQGLKEGRWDAIAVKEISRLGRGSYTDMGVIYDLLIDRRLYIITPSKIYDPKNFSDLRQIRFELFLSREEFEMTRERLMGARYNYALQGKWMAGSVPYGYRYNEQTQRLDIEPEQAQVVRSIFSLYTKQKLGYQAIAKHIEKLEIPTATGRAKWHPEVIHRLLQKSVYIGQVQFRKTERKNGKLIQRPKDEWIVVENAHEPIINREVWLACQKRMGKQNEKLPVNKNHTPWELTSLIICGECGKKMQRQFTTQQYQKKNGENSIYEKEFLRCECGVYVKYREVENRLLEVMERISLDGKQLNEQLATSLLRHETDHALPHVDMLEQIEQEIELLRKKLARSYDLVVEGVFSSKEFEKRRDQYQAKLQIKEQKAALMRKEHEQSIQDQEQSQNALYDLRTPPSNLMQAYEMIKHRELRNRLLRICFEQILLHVEKKGRGRKPTTFTLRLNTSFFVSLSQTLK; encoded by the coding sequence GTGAATAAGTTACCCGTAGAAATTCAGTCCATTGTCAATTATCTTCGCAGATCGCGTCAAGACGAAGAGCGTGAGCGACGCACTGGCGAAGATACGCTGGCCGAACAGGAACAACTCATGGATCGTGTATTGAGCCAGCATGGTGTTCCTTATGAGCAGCATAAGGAAATAGGCTCTGGTGACAAGATTGAAACACGACCGGTATTTAAAGAAATCCTTCAAGGTTTGAAGGAAGGTCGTTGGGATGCGATTGCGGTGAAGGAAATCAGCCGCTTAGGCCGGGGAAGTTATACGGATATGGGCGTTATTTATGATCTATTGATCGACCGTCGTCTCTACATCATCACTCCATCCAAGATCTATGACCCTAAGAATTTCTCCGATCTTCGCCAAATTCGTTTTGAACTCTTTTTATCCCGTGAAGAATTCGAGATGACACGTGAACGTTTGATGGGAGCACGTTATAATTATGCGCTCCAAGGTAAGTGGATGGCCGGTTCTGTTCCGTATGGATATCGGTACAACGAACAAACGCAACGTCTGGACATAGAACCGGAACAAGCACAGGTGGTTCGATCGATTTTTTCTCTATATACGAAGCAAAAACTTGGTTACCAGGCCATTGCCAAACACATAGAAAAACTTGAGATCCCAACGGCAACAGGTCGAGCGAAATGGCATCCGGAAGTCATTCATCGTCTTTTGCAAAAGTCGGTCTACATCGGTCAAGTGCAATTTCGAAAAACAGAACGAAAAAATGGCAAGTTAATTCAACGCCCAAAGGATGAATGGATCGTCGTAGAGAACGCGCACGAGCCGATCATCAACAGGGAGGTATGGCTGGCTTGTCAAAAACGTATGGGGAAGCAAAACGAGAAACTACCTGTCAACAAAAACCATACACCATGGGAATTAACCTCCCTCATCATCTGTGGTGAGTGCGGGAAAAAGATGCAACGTCAGTTTACAACGCAGCAATATCAGAAGAAAAATGGAGAGAACTCGATCTACGAAAAGGAGTTTTTACGCTGCGAATGTGGCGTCTATGTGAAATACCGGGAAGTGGAGAATCGGTTGTTGGAAGTAATGGAACGAATCAGTCTAGACGGAAAGCAGTTGAATGAGCAACTGGCCACAAGCTTACTCCGGCACGAGACTGACCACGCACTTCCACATGTAGACATGCTAGAGCAGATTGAACAAGAAATTGAACTCTTGAGAAAAAAATTAGCCCGCTCCTACGACTTGGTTGTTGAGGGGGTTTTTAGCTCCAAAGAGTTTGAAAAGCGGCGAGATCAATACCAAGCCAAATTACAAATCAAGGAGCAAAAAGCGGCCTTGATGAGGAAAGAACACGAACAGAGCATTCAAGACCAAGAACAATCACAAAATGCCCTTTACGACCTCCGTACCCCCCCGTCAAATCTTATGCAGGCGTATGAGATGATTAAACACCGTGAGTTACGCAACAGATTGTTAAGGATTTGCTTTGAGCAAATCCTTCTTCATGTAGAAAAAAAGGGACGTGGTCGCAAGCCAACGACCTTTACACTTAGACTAAACACCTCTTTTTTTGTGAGCCTTTCACAAACGTTGAAATGA
- the yhbH gene encoding sporulation protein YhbH, producing MIHRPSFILSREDWSLHRKGEQDQQRHQEKVREAIKKNLADLVTEESLIMHDGRQIVKVPIRSLDEYRFRYNYGKGQHGGQGDGESQVGDVLGKDPSSKQQAGPGKGEGAGEQPGVDYYEAEVSLAEIENLLFADLELPNLQRKQHDEVTTTDVRFNDIRKKGLAGNIDKKRTLVEAIRRNSLAGNPGLHNITNDDLRYKTWEEVQTPHSQAVVLAMMDTSGSMGQFEKYIARSFFFWMTRFLKTKYEHVDIQFIAHHTEAKVVTEHEFFTKGESGGTICSSAYNLALNLIHTKYNPDRYNIYPFHFSDGDNLTSDNDKCIKLIKQLMDVSNIFGYGEVNQYNRSSSLMNAYKNIQDEKFKHAIIREKGEVYKALCHFFTAKDKIRAS from the coding sequence ATGATCCATCGACCGTCATTCATCCTCTCGCGCGAAGACTGGTCCCTCCACCGCAAGGGCGAGCAAGACCAGCAACGCCACCAAGAGAAGGTACGGGAAGCGATCAAAAAAAACTTGGCCGATCTGGTCACCGAAGAAAGCCTGATCATGCACGACGGGCGGCAGATCGTCAAGGTGCCGATCCGGTCGCTTGACGAATATCGATTCCGCTACAACTACGGCAAAGGCCAGCACGGCGGCCAAGGAGACGGCGAGTCGCAAGTCGGCGACGTGCTCGGCAAAGACCCGTCCTCCAAGCAACAAGCAGGACCGGGCAAGGGCGAAGGCGCCGGAGAGCAGCCGGGGGTCGATTACTACGAAGCGGAAGTCTCCCTCGCGGAGATCGAGAACTTGCTGTTTGCCGACTTGGAACTTCCGAATTTGCAACGCAAGCAACATGACGAAGTGACGACGACCGACGTGCGGTTTAACGACATTCGCAAAAAAGGGCTCGCCGGCAACATCGACAAAAAACGCACCCTCGTCGAAGCGATCCGCCGCAATTCGCTGGCGGGCAATCCGGGGCTGCACAACATCACCAACGACGACCTGCGCTACAAAACGTGGGAGGAAGTGCAAACGCCGCACTCCCAAGCGGTGGTGCTGGCGATGATGGACACCTCGGGTTCGATGGGGCAGTTTGAGAAGTACATCGCGCGCAGCTTTTTCTTCTGGATGACGCGGTTCTTGAAAACCAAGTACGAGCACGTCGACATCCAGTTCATCGCGCATCACACGGAAGCGAAAGTCGTGACGGAACATGAGTTTTTCACCAAGGGGGAGAGCGGGGGCACGATCTGTTCCTCGGCGTACAACTTGGCGCTCAACCTCATTCATACGAAATACAACCCCGACCGCTACAACATCTACCCGTTCCACTTCTCCGACGGCGACAATTTGACCAGCGACAATGACAAGTGCATCAAGCTGATCAAGCAGTTGATGGACGTGTCGAACATCTTCGGGTATGGCGAAGTGAACCAGTACAACAGAAGCTCAAGCCTGATGAACGCGTACAAGAACATCCAAGACGAGAAGTTCAAACACGCGATCATTCGGGAAAAAGGCGAAGTGTACAAAGCGCTTTGCCACTTCTTCACCGCCAAAGACAAGATTCGGGCCTCGTAG